Genomic DNA from Candidatus Sulfurimonas marisnigri:
TGGAGTACCTACACCGCTTGGAGCGATTTTACTCTGGTTAGTTTACTTATGTGCTACTTATGACTTTATACCAGCATTGGCTGTCATAGCTATTATGGCTTTAATTGGGTGGAGTTTAAACTCTAAACTAAGAGTTCCCCACCTCTAAATAGTTCTACATGTAGATGCTTTTCTACTTACTATTTACAGCGTATTTTCCACTTCCAAGCAAGAAAACCACAACCGAGATAATAAAATATAAAAATGGCAATTCAATTACTGGTGCCCCATGCTTACCTAATTCAAATATAGAGTTATAATAAGCTAAAAAGATTGCCATAATCATATTAAACGCCAACAGAACTGAGGCAACCCTAGAGTAAAATCCCATTATAATTAAAATTGGAAGAGCAAGTTCCCCAATATAAACTCCGTAAGCAAAAAATTCAGGTAATCCTGCGTTTACAACTAATTGCTTAACACCCTTTATTCCGTTAATAATCTTCTCAAAACCGTGAAAAAGTATCATTAAACCAAGGGTTAATCTTAAAATAAGTTTTGCTATATCATTCATCATTTCTTCTCTCCTACCATATGAATCTCTCTTTTTGGAAATGGTATCGTTATCTTAGCCTCATTGAAAGCCTCTAAAACTTTTAGGTTTACATCATATTGTGTTTTAAAATAACTGTTCGTTACAACCCAGTATCTATATCCAATATTTACAGAATTATCTGCAAATTTTTCTACCCCTACAATTGGTTCATTTTCATTTGAGACATCTTCACATGTAGATAGCACAGCTTTAATAAGTTGCACCACACTATGAACATCGCTATTATAAGAGACACCAACGCTTCCCTCAACTATGCGGTATGCATATGAGTTTACTAAAACATCACCTATCATATATTTATTTGGTATCGTTATCTGCTCTTTATCTTCATTAATTAAAACAGTATACGCCAACTTAATCTCTTGTACTTCTCCATAAATATCATGAACTCTTATAGTATCACCAATTTTAAAAGGCTTAGTTGCGATAAGAACTATGCCTGCTGCAAAGTTAGACACACTCCCCTGAAGGGCTAAACCAGCAGTTAAAGATATTGCACCAAGAGCCGCAATAAATGGAGCTATGGAAATGCCGAGCTTTCCAAGTGCTAAAATAGCCATCATCGCAACTATAAGAAATCTTACTAAGTTAGCTATAAACCCACTTATTGTCTCATCTATTGTAGTTTTTAATAGTAGTTTTAAAACATACTTATGGATATATTTTGAGGCTACGACACCTATCACTAAGATAATAATCGCACCAATTATTTGAAAACTATAGTTAGTTATAAATTCTATTACTATATTATAAAATTGTCCAACCTCTTCAAGCTCTTTTTCCATATTTTACCTCTACTTTTTCTCTCTAAACTTACAACTTCCAACACTAATTGTTTTGCCTGTTTTAATAGCTTCTT
This window encodes:
- a CDS encoding DoxX family protein gives rise to the protein MMNDIAKLILRLTLGLMILFHGFEKIINGIKGVKQLVVNAGLPEFFAYGVYIGELALPILIIMGFYSRVASVLLAFNMIMAIFLAYYNSIFELGKHGAPVIELPFLYFIISVVVFLLGSGKYAVNSK
- a CDS encoding mechanosensitive ion channel family protein, encoding MEKELEEVGQFYNIVIEFITNYSFQIIGAIIILVIGVVASKYIHKYVLKLLLKTTIDETISGFIANLVRFLIVAMMAILALGKLGISIAPFIAALGAISLTAGLALQGSVSNFAAGIVLIATKPFKIGDTIRVHDIYGEVQEIKLAYTVLINEDKEQITIPNKYMIGDVLVNSYAYRIVEGSVGVSYNSDVHSVVQLIKAVLSTCEDVSNENEPIVGVEKFADNSVNIGYRYWVVTNSYFKTQYDVNLKVLEAFNEAKITIPFPKREIHMVGEKK